A genomic window from Cucumis melo cultivar AY chromosome 8, USDA_Cmelo_AY_1.0, whole genome shotgun sequence includes:
- the LOC103503203 gene encoding E3 ubiquitin-protein ligase At4g11680-like produces the protein MDDVRPSNSAFLSWQRTMSSRFALPLIQDAANLIMEHRGVIFGDCADPRVDDEEDDNEYDRRVLFRNGSSFIKPILVLDLFWNLFFVFLSVTVLVLSAEEKPTAPLRFWLSGYAVQCLFHVFFVFVAYLRRSSRYRLGFENRGAQDELRLSHNRIRVMKRLEALNTMVAYIWWVFGFYWIVMGGQALLEGSPRLYWLAVVFLAFDVFFIIFCTGMAFVGLFAVCCIIPFLAYGYTMNFLEGASEDEIRALPKYRFHQDNPLESFDNDKKQEVGMTLEPGYNGHTTEHTLNAEDSACCICLAQYVHGVQLCMLPCNHHFHTRCIVKWLRINATCPLCKFSIGQGDSLV, from the exons ATGGACGACGTTCGACCATCCAACTCCGCTTTCTTGTCCTGGCAGCGAACCATGAGCTCCAGATTCGCGCTTCCCTTGATTCAAGACGCTGCTAATTTGATCATGGAACACCGCGGCGTAATATTTGGTGACTGTGCCGATCCTCGAGTCGACGATGAGGAAGATGATAATGAATACGACCGTCGTGTTCTATTCCGGAATGGGTCTTCCTTTATCAAGCCTATTCTGGTACTCGACTTGTTCTGGAATTTGTTCTTCGTCTTTTTATCTGTCACAGTGCTGGTATTGTCTGCAGAAGAGAAACCTACTGCTCCTCTCAGATTCTGGCTTTCGGGTTATGCTGTTCAGTGCCTTTTCCATGTCTTTTTTGTGTTCGTTGCTTACTTGAGAAGGAGTAGTCGCTATCGACTTGGTTTTGAGAATCGTGGGGCTCAGGATGAACTTCGCCTTTCTCATAATCGTATAAG AGTTATGAAAAGGTTGGAAGCACTGAACACAATGGTAGCATATATTTGGTGGGTATTTGGATTCTATTGGATTGTGATGGGTGGCCAAGCTCTTCTGGAAGGTTCTCCCCGACTGTACTG GTTGGCAGTGGTTTTCTTAGCCTTTGATGTGTTTTTTATTATCTTCTGCACCGGGATGGCGTTTGTTGGTTTATTTGCTGTTTGCTGCATAATACCATTTTTAGCATATGGTTATACCATGAATTTCCTAGAAGGTGCCTCTGAGGATGAAATTAGGGCACTTCCCAAGTACAGGTTTCACCAAGACAATCCACTTGAGTCGTTCGACAATGACAAGAAACAAGAAGTTGGGATGACATTGGAGCCTGGCTACAATGGTCATACAACTGAACACACTCTAAATGCAGAGGACTCG GCATGCTGCATATGCCTTGCTCAGTATGTACATGGAGTACAATTGTGCATGCTTCCTTGTAATCATCATTTCCATACTCGATGCATTGTCAAATGGCTTCGAATAAACGCAACCTGCCCCCTCTGCAAATTCAGCATCGGACAAGGGGATTCCTTGGTCTGA